A window from Candidatus Nitrospira neomarina encodes these proteins:
- a CDS encoding class I SAM-dependent methyltransferase, with amino-acid sequence MNIESIISFTRHSRLGFWCLLLAFLLTGLTAGCSHQPWDIDTYIQNLERPERDEYQQPEKVVEALNITPGMVVADVGAGSGYFTRRFAKAVGETGHVLAVDIEQKMLDYNKQELEKLGMANRSTFILANRTIRHFPKTAWTWSFCAMRIITSNIMWITGPKLNPR; translated from the coding sequence ATGAACATAGAGTCCATAATTTCATTCACACGACATTCTCGCCTGGGGTTTTGGTGCCTCCTGTTGGCATTTCTTCTTACCGGTCTGACTGCCGGCTGTTCACATCAACCGTGGGACATCGACACTTACATCCAGAATCTTGAACGACCTGAACGGGATGAATACCAACAGCCGGAAAAAGTTGTCGAAGCGTTGAATATCACCCCCGGCATGGTGGTGGCTGATGTGGGAGCAGGCTCAGGGTACTTTACCCGCCGGTTCGCGAAAGCGGTTGGCGAAACGGGGCACGTGCTGGCCGTGGATATCGAGCAGAAAATGCTGGACTACAACAAACAGGAATTGGAGAAACTCGGGATGGCCAACCGATCCACATTCATTCTGGCTAACCGCACGATCCGTCACTTTCCGAAAACAGCGTGGACCTGGTCTTTCTGTGCAATGCGTATCATCACGTCGAACATCATGTGGATTACTGGGCCAAAATTAAATCCGCGTTAA
- a CDS encoding lipase family protein: MSSKPMYFPSTPFNLAEALECSDLVDLAYGMYYQWVQQGRPHTPLNLRWQPPRDSPYRFGEPIWGNSEVLLFRDLEPFALVTRQDDKAYVIFRGTETLEDWYNDAEIKQVPYEVPHVSNVGLVHEGFFDLYKSLRQSLLSQLNSLEGIRTLYITGHSLGAALAMVSTPDLMANAFTLQTPLVFQYNLAGPRACDPRLATFLNNGLAHIYRIVNSCDLVPEVPPSVYLGFTEKVLYEHVGYPVTFTAQYGSIPGNHAHHTSYHYALKHPQQPQG; this comes from the coding sequence GTGTCGAGCAAACCCATGTATTTCCCATCGACTCCGTTCAACTTGGCCGAGGCCCTGGAATGTTCCGATCTCGTGGATTTGGCTTATGGGATGTACTACCAATGGGTACAGCAGGGCAGACCACACACGCCCCTCAATTTGCGTTGGCAACCTCCTCGTGACTCGCCTTACCGCTTCGGCGAACCGATCTGGGGAAATTCCGAGGTGCTCTTATTTAGGGATTTGGAACCTTTTGCGTTGGTTACCCGGCAGGACGACAAGGCCTATGTCATTTTTCGCGGGACCGAAACCCTGGAGGATTGGTACAACGACGCCGAAATCAAACAAGTTCCTTACGAGGTGCCACACGTTTCCAATGTTGGCCTCGTGCATGAGGGATTCTTTGACCTGTATAAATCCCTTCGTCAGTCGCTCTTATCGCAACTCAATTCACTGGAAGGCATTCGCACGTTGTACATCACCGGCCATAGTCTGGGTGCAGCCTTGGCCATGGTGTCTACACCGGACTTGATGGCCAACGCATTTACGCTACAAACACCATTAGTCTTTCAATACAATTTGGCGGGTCCCCGTGCCTGCGATCCAAGGTTGGCCACCTTTCTTAACAACGGCCTCGCTCATATTTATCGGATTGTGAACAGTTGCGATCTGGTGCCGGAGGTGCCCCCGTCCGTGTACCTTGGATTTACCGAAAAGGTTTTGTACGAGCATGTGGGCTACCCTGTGACCTTCACCGCGCAATACGGGAGCATCCCAGGAAATCATGCTCATCACACCAGTTACCATTACGCGTTGAAACACCCGCAGCAACCTCAAGGGTGA
- a CDS encoding helix-turn-helix transcriptional regulator, translating into MSDLARNPKQIGNLIRRARKQRGLSQTQLGEKTGLRQATISLIETGNPAATLETILTVLSVLDLEFRIAPRSKATAADIEDIF; encoded by the coding sequence ATGTCCGACCTTGCACGCAATCCGAAACAGATCGGTAATCTGATCCGGCGGGCCCGTAAACAGCGCGGCTTGAGCCAGACGCAGCTCGGGGAAAAGACCGGCTTGCGCCAGGCGACGATATCCCTCATCGAGACGGGTAATCCGGCCGCGACGCTGGAGACGATCCTGACGGTGCTCAGCGTCCTCGATCTGGAGTTCCGGATCGCGCCGCGATCAAAGGCGACCGCCGCTGATATCGAGGATATTTTCTGA
- a CDS encoding oxygenase MpaB family protein translates to MARDRILKEIQTLDPQKDHERIVFLSTCYDFSFDTTRALELALFRTFCVPSISGLLDRTGEFGKRTQKRYDDTDILVSELMEWGYSSERGRRAIQRINRLHGRFSIANEDFLYVLSTFLFEPIRWNRRYGWRQMCEQERLGLFYFWRAVGQDMQIQEIPEDYQTFERFNVDYEHERFRFTPSNHRVGTATVELFVGWFPRMLAPMVRSAIYALLEPPLITAFGFPEPSRLMRRAVPSLLKLRAGILRYLPPRQHPRLRTEMVHPSHPHGYGIETLGPPEETKGK, encoded by the coding sequence ATGGCACGAGACCGCATACTCAAGGAAATCCAAACGCTCGATCCCCAAAAGGATCATGAACGTATTGTCTTTTTGTCCACCTGTTACGATTTCTCCTTCGACACGACCCGCGCTCTGGAGTTGGCCTTGTTTCGCACCTTCTGTGTCCCGAGTATTTCCGGGTTGCTGGATCGGACCGGAGAATTCGGGAAAAGAACTCAAAAACGCTACGACGATACGGATATTCTGGTCAGTGAACTGATGGAATGGGGTTACAGCAGCGAGCGGGGCCGGCGGGCCATCCAACGAATCAACCGGCTGCATGGACGATTCTCGATTGCGAACGAAGACTTTCTGTATGTTCTTTCCACTTTTCTCTTCGAACCCATCCGGTGGAATCGGCGTTATGGCTGGCGACAAATGTGTGAGCAGGAACGCCTCGGTCTCTTCTACTTTTGGCGAGCCGTCGGACAGGACATGCAGATCCAAGAAATTCCAGAGGATTACCAGACCTTTGAGCGTTTCAATGTCGATTATGAACATGAACGATTCCGTTTCACCCCATCCAACCACCGTGTCGGAACCGCCACGGTTGAGCTGTTTGTTGGCTGGTTTCCAAGAATGCTGGCCCCGATGGTCCGCTCGGCTATTTATGCCCTCTTGGAGCCTCCGCTCATTACGGCATTCGGCTTTCCTGAACCGTCGCGATTGATGCGCCGGGCGGTGCCCTCACTCCTGAAACTTCGAGCCGGTATATTGCGATACCTCCCACCACGGCAACATCCCCGGCTACGAACGGAGATGGTTCATCCTTCACATCCTCACGGTTATGGGATCGAAACGTTGGGCCCGCCGGAGGAGACGAAAGGGAAATGA
- a CDS encoding class I SAM-dependent methyltransferase, which translates to MDLVFLCNAYHHVEHHVDYWAKIKSALKPNGRIVIIDFYHDERSGKLSFSKHHLVPRERVIANMEKVGLTLSKEHTFLPRQYFLEFVWDK; encoded by the coding sequence GTGGACCTGGTCTTTCTGTGCAATGCGTATCATCACGTCGAACATCATGTGGATTACTGGGCCAAAATTAAATCCGCGTTAAAACCCAATGGACGGATTGTCATCATTGATTTCTACCACGATGAGCGGTCCGGCAAACTCAGCTTCTCCAAACATCATCTGGTTCCCAGAGAACGCGTCATCGCGAACATGGAGAAAGTGGGACTCACTTTGTCAAAGGAGCACACATTCCTCCCCCGGCAGTATTTTTTGGAATTTGTGTGGGATAAATAA